The following coding sequences lie in one Streptomyces sp. NBC_00510 genomic window:
- a CDS encoding nitrate- and nitrite sensing domain-containing protein: protein MQGRFKRDGGAAGDPEQRGGTDHGPARRDETADAGTAGAQSSATPGSGVRTGPKHGSRIAMRNWRISTRLVSLLALPVVAATTLGALRIQSSLENVQQLEAMTSLTDLTEQATKLAAALQEERDVSAGPLSSTPRDEGDDNIAAALQKTKLARTAFVNAANEVSPDLTGVNASLTAISRQLGTLNAIRERSYDQPGYVAQTVSEYDELIRSLIDLSQEMAEATGNSDMISSTRALAAFSSAKEYDSMQRAIVSAALADNRNLSSNDFRYLQGAHRSEGTELKQFSQIYGRTNAEDLLKGLNGGNDIVTKVDEQADRIAASESSIQNFQGTYLDWDDDAKTKIQLMGQIEQTLLQQMQQKALTLRDEAQQEAIISGALILLVLGISVVGAFVVARSMVRSLRRLQDTAQEVAQKRLPELVKQLSESDPQDVDTSVESIGIHTRDEIGQVARAFDEVHREAVRLAAEQALLRGNVNAMFTNLSRRSQGLIQRQLSLISELESREADPDQLSNLFKLDHLATRMRRNGENLLVLAGEEPGRRWTRPVPLVDVLRAAASEVEQYERIELTSVPAVEVTGRVVNDLVHLLAELLENATSFSSPQTKVRVTGHALPDGRVLIEIHDTGIGLSPEDLADINERLANPPTVDVSVSRRMGLFVVGRLSLRHGIRIQLRPSDSGGTTALVMLPVDVTQGGAKPQPGAGNRGQQPGGAPAAAPGGPAPAMGGGGGTGLAGMHRGGQRGQVSGSASRPALNSGPGMGPQGGRPAGPGAPTAPGPQRSGPSWANEQVPGGQGRPQQQPQRPAAPPQRPAAPQPMGAAHGPEADMPRGHEDLESTAQFERPDFNAMPHTAPAYGGPQTQQMPQMPQMPQHGGQPQQMPQMPQHGGQAPQQQGQFTRSDVFQRPAAPHVPQAQQTPPAAPAAPQGPRHSGGYAQEPGAAHQQRPAAPQADRQPLPAVSEPMALPPAPVRHDEPSPIFDSLESDWFRTGRAERMQQVHVERGPVGPQHNGNGPGAAAPTRPPQRPQQPAPQQHPQQPAPQRARAEHAAPPSQPAHPPQPSQPPRRDSAAWRSSPNDEVWERAGQVRQPSAGGVTPSGLPRRVPKANLVPGAGAPQQAPQGGPQVSRAPDDVRGRLTNLRRGIQQGRQAGTGTTDGRGFGTTHQQER from the coding sequence GTGCAGGGACGTTTCAAGAGGGATGGCGGCGCTGCGGGCGACCCGGAACAGCGCGGTGGGACCGATCACGGTCCCGCCCGCCGGGATGAAACCGCAGACGCCGGAACCGCGGGCGCACAGAGCAGCGCCACGCCGGGAAGCGGTGTGCGCACCGGCCCGAAGCACGGCTCCCGAATAGCCATGCGCAACTGGCGCATCAGCACTCGTCTGGTGTCGCTGCTCGCGCTGCCGGTGGTCGCCGCGACCACCCTGGGTGCGCTCCGCATCCAGAGCTCGCTGGAGAACGTGCAGCAGCTGGAGGCCATGACCTCGCTGACCGACCTCACGGAGCAGGCGACCAAGCTCGCCGCCGCGCTCCAGGAGGAGCGAGACGTCTCGGCCGGCCCGCTGTCCAGCACGCCCCGGGACGAGGGCGACGACAACATCGCGGCCGCGCTGCAGAAGACCAAGCTGGCGCGCACGGCGTTCGTCAACGCCGCCAACGAGGTCTCCCCTGACCTCACGGGCGTCAACGCCTCGCTGACCGCGATCAGCCGCCAGCTCGGCACCCTGAACGCCATCCGCGAGCGTTCTTACGACCAGCCCGGCTACGTCGCGCAGACGGTCAGCGAGTACGACGAGCTCATCCGCTCGCTCATCGACCTCTCCCAGGAGATGGCCGAGGCGACCGGTAACTCGGACATGATCTCCAGCACCCGCGCGCTGGCGGCGTTCTCGTCCGCCAAGGAGTACGACTCCATGCAGCGCGCGATCGTCAGCGCCGCGCTGGCCGACAACCGCAACCTCAGTTCCAACGACTTCCGCTACCTGCAGGGCGCCCACCGCTCCGAGGGCACGGAACTCAAGCAGTTCAGCCAGATCTACGGACGGACGAACGCCGAGGACCTCCTCAAGGGCCTCAACGGCGGCAACGACATCGTCACCAAGGTCGACGAGCAGGCCGACCGCATCGCGGCCTCCGAGTCGAGCATCCAGAACTTCCAGGGCACCTACCTGGACTGGGACGACGACGCCAAGACCAAGATCCAGCTCATGGGCCAGATCGAGCAGACCCTGCTGCAGCAGATGCAGCAGAAGGCCCTGACGCTGCGCGACGAGGCCCAGCAAGAGGCGATCATCAGCGGTGCGCTGATCCTCCTCGTGCTCGGCATCTCGGTCGTCGGCGCCTTCGTCGTCGCCCGGTCCATGGTCCGCTCGCTGCGCCGGCTGCAGGACACCGCCCAGGAAGTCGCCCAGAAGCGACTGCCCGAGCTGGTCAAGCAGCTCTCCGAGTCCGACCCGCAGGACGTCGACACCTCGGTCGAGTCGATCGGCATCCACACCCGCGACGAAATCGGCCAGGTGGCCCGCGCGTTCGACGAGGTCCACCGCGAGGCGGTCCGACTCGCCGCCGAGCAGGCGCTGCTGCGAGGGAACGTCAACGCGATGTTCACCAACCTCTCGCGCCGCAGCCAGGGCCTGATCCAGCGTCAGCTGAGCCTGATCTCCGAACTGGAGTCCCGCGAGGCCGACCCGGACCAGCTGTCCAACCTCTTCAAGCTCGACCACCTCGCGACCCGTATGCGCCGGAACGGCGAAAACCTCCTCGTCCTCGCGGGCGAGGAGCCCGGCCGCCGCTGGACCCGCCCGGTCCCGCTGGTCGACGTCCTCCGCGCCGCCGCCTCCGAGGTGGAGCAGTACGAGCGCATCGAGCTCACCTCGGTGCCGGCGGTCGAGGTCACCGGCCGCGTCGTCAACGACCTCGTTCACCTGCTCGCAGAGCTGCTGGAGAACGCGACCTCGTTCTCCTCCCCGCAGACCAAGGTGCGGGTCACCGGTCACGCGCTGCCCGACGGCCGCGTGCTGATCGAGATCCACGACACCGGCATCGGTCTCTCCCCGGAGGACCTCGCCGACATCAACGAGCGGCTCGCCAACCCGCCGACGGTGGACGTCTCCGTCTCCCGCCGCATGGGTCTGTTCGTGGTCGGCCGCCTGTCCCTGCGACACGGCATCCGGATCCAGCTCCGTCCGTCCGACTCGGGCGGCACCACCGCGCTCGTCATGCTGCCGGTGGACGTCACCCAGGGTGGCGCCAAGCCCCAGCCCGGCGCGGGCAACCGCGGTCAGCAGCCGGGCGGTGCCCCCGCCGCGGCTCCGGGCGGTCCCGCGCCGGCCATGGGTGGCGGCGGCGGTACGGGCCTCGCCGGCATGCACCGCGGTGGGCAGCGCGGCCAGGTGTCCGGTTCCGCGTCGCGTCCGGCCCTCAACTCCGGTCCCGGTATGGGCCCGCAGGGCGGCCGTCCGGCCGGCCCCGGTGCCCCGACGGCGCCCGGCCCGCAGCGCTCGGGCCCGAGCTGGGCCAACGAGCAGGTCCCGGGTGGCCAGGGCCGGCCGCAGCAGCAGCCGCAGCGACCGGCGGCTCCCCCGCAGCGTCCGGCGGCGCCGCAGCCGATGGGCGCGGCCCACGGCCCCGAGGCCGACATGCCGCGCGGTCACGAGGACCTGGAGAGCACGGCGCAGTTCGAGCGCCCGGACTTCAACGCCATGCCGCACACCGCACCGGCGTACGGCGGCCCCCAGACCCAGCAGATGCCGCAGATGCCGCAGATGCCGCAGCACGGCGGCCAGCCCCAGCAGATGCCGCAGATGCCGCAGCACGGTGGCCAGGCCCCGCAGCAGCAGGGCCAGTTCACCCGCAGCGACGTCTTCCAGCGCCCCGCGGCACCCCACGTGCCGCAGGCGCAGCAGACCCCGCCGGCCGCCCCGGCGGCGCCCCAGGGACCGCGCCACTCCGGCGGGTACGCCCAGGAACCCGGCGCCGCCCACCAGCAGCGTCCCGCGGCCCCGCAGGCCGACCGGCAGCCCCTGCCGGCCGTCAGCGAGCCGATGGCGCTGCCTCCGGCCCCCGTTCGCCACGACGAGCCGAGCCCGATCTTCGACTCCCTCGAGTCGGACTGGTTCCGCACCGGTCGCGCCGAGCGCATGCAGCAGGTGCACGTCGAGCGCGGCCCGGTCGGCCCGCAGCACAACGGCAACGGCCCGGGTGCCGCAGCGCCCACCCGGCCGCCGCAGCGCCCGCAGCAGCCCGCCCCGCAGCAGCACCCGCAGCAGCCCGCCCCGCAGCGGGCCCGCGCCGAGCACGCGGCGCCGCCTTCGCAGCCGGCGCACCCGCCGCAGCCCTCGCAGCCCCCTCGGCGCGACTCGGCGGCGTGGCGGTCCTCGCCGAACGACGAGGTGTGGGAGCGCGCGGGCCAGGTCCGCCAGCCGTCCGCGGGCGGGGTCACCCCCTCCGGGCTGCCGCGGCGGGTCCCCAAGGCCAACCTCGTCCCGGGAGCCGGTGCTCCCCAGCAAGCCCCACAGGGCGGTCCGCAGGTTTCGCGGGCCCCCGACGACGTGCGCGGACGCCTGACCAACCTCCGTCGCGGTATCCAGCAGGGTCGCCAGGCCGGTACGGGAACGACCGACGGCCGCGGCTTTGGCACCACTCACCAGCAGGAGCGTTAG
- a CDS encoding roadblock/LC7 domain-containing protein, whose translation MSQMSQAAQNLNWLITNFVDNTPGVSHTVVVSADGLLLAMSEGFPRDRADQLAAVASGLTSLTAGASRIFEGGSVNQTVVEMERGFLLLMSVSDGSSLAVLAHPECDIGLVGYEMALLVDRAGAVLTPDLRAELQGSLMG comes from the coding sequence TTGAGTCAGATGAGCCAGGCGGCACAGAATCTGAACTGGTTGATCACCAACTTCGTGGACAACACCCCCGGGGTGTCCCACACCGTGGTGGTATCCGCCGACGGCCTGCTGCTGGCCATGTCCGAGGGTTTCCCCCGTGACCGTGCCGACCAGTTGGCGGCCGTCGCCTCCGGCCTCACCTCGCTGACAGCGGGCGCGTCCCGCATCTTCGAGGGCGGCAGCGTCAACCAGACCGTCGTGGAGATGGAGCGCGGCTTCCTCCTCCTGATGTCGGTCTCGGACGGATCCTCGCTGGCCGTACTGGCGCACCCCGAGTGCGACATCGGCCTCGTGGGCTACGAGATGGCCCTGCTCGTCGACCGAGCGGGCGCCGTTCTCACCCCCGACCTGCGCGCAGAACTCCAAGGCAGCCTGATGGGCTGA
- a CDS encoding DUF742 domain-containing protein — translation MTPPPASPGPYGAPHHAPYGGEGDQPLVRPYAMTGGRTRPRYQLAIEALVSTSADPSAYQGLLPEHQRICHLCMEIKSVAEISALLGIPLGVARILVADLAEAGMVAIHQPSSGEAGGQPDVTLLERVLSGLRKL, via the coding sequence ATGACCCCGCCGCCCGCCTCGCCCGGCCCGTACGGCGCGCCCCACCATGCGCCGTACGGGGGCGAAGGCGACCAGCCGCTGGTGCGGCCGTACGCCATGACCGGTGGTCGCACCCGACCGCGCTACCAGCTCGCCATCGAGGCACTGGTCAGCACCTCCGCGGACCCGAGTGCCTACCAGGGGCTGCTCCCCGAACACCAGCGCATCTGCCACCTGTGCATGGAGATCAAGTCGGTCGCCGAGATCTCCGCACTGCTGGGGATCCCGCTGGGGGTGGCCCGGATTCTGGTGGCCGACCTGGCTGAGGCCGGTATGGTCGCCATCCACCAGCCGAGCAGCGGCGAGGCCGGCGGACAGCCTGATGTGACACTGCTCGAAAGGGTGCTCAGTGGACTTCGCAAGCTCTAG
- a CDS encoding ATP/GTP-binding protein — MDFASSRPGQQAAYGAPPAARSTTSAKIVVAGGFGVGKTTFVGAVSEINPLRTEAVMTSASAGVDDLTHVADKTTTTVAMDFGRITLDDDLILYLFGTPGQDRFWFMWDDLVRGAIGAVVLVDTRRLADCFPAVDYFENSGLPFVIALNGFDGHQPYTPDEVREALQIGPDAPIIITDARHRAEAKSALITLVEHALLARLK, encoded by the coding sequence GTGGACTTCGCAAGCTCTAGGCCGGGGCAGCAGGCGGCGTACGGTGCGCCGCCCGCGGCCCGGTCCACCACCTCGGCGAAGATCGTGGTGGCGGGTGGCTTCGGCGTGGGCAAGACCACGTTCGTCGGGGCGGTCTCGGAGATCAACCCGCTCCGTACGGAGGCCGTGATGACCTCGGCATCCGCGGGCGTGGACGATCTGACGCACGTGGCCGACAAGACCACGACGACCGTGGCCATGGACTTCGGTCGTATCACGCTCGACGACGACCTGATCCTGTACCTGTTCGGTACGCCGGGCCAGGACCGCTTCTGGTTCATGTGGGACGACCTGGTCCGCGGTGCCATCGGCGCCGTCGTCCTGGTCGACACCCGCCGGCTGGCCGACTGCTTCCCGGCCGTCGACTACTTCGAGAACAGCGGTCTGCCGTTCGTCATCGCCCTCAACGGCTTCGACGGCCACCAGCCGTACACGCCCGATGAGGTCCGGGAAGCGCTGCAGATCGGCCCGGACGCCCCCATCATCATCACGGACGCCCGGCACCGCGCCGAGGCGAAGAGCGCGCTGATCACGCTCGTCGAACACGCGCTGCTCGCTCGTCTCAAGTAA
- a CDS encoding nitrate- and nitrite sensing domain-containing protein: MRNWRVATRLNVILLIPVMVALVFGGFRVQSSVQTWQDADDAVRTANAVRAAVDYANAVLNERDLSVVPLLAGDTENKNVVATRAATDQAAAKFDAAVAELPVSDRLQRRVANIREGEKVLAKLRDTAFTRQLPGVQTEEKYVEVQHPLMELANELGFGTNSIASYGRTLYALELTKAAESLTRSIGTHLLVEDRDKLADGELQLQLTAFTSYAYLQQVALEEYRGGGTDADYQRLLDAQDAALEKGKEQVTQAAQAAKQAGQPFKAPPSLENMIKLIASGQSTEQLKAQGVTAESWFGATTLAFDAYKSVEQHLANQAYNDSSDIADSARIEAIVNSAIVLVALIIAFIVAAMVARSMSNSMRRLRTAAFEVAEQRLPALVDQLSRTDPGKVDTRVQTIPITSNDEIGEVARAFDQIHREAVRLAAEQALLRGNVNAIFTNLSRRNQGLIQRQLTLITDLENNEADPDQLENLFKLDHLATRMRRNGENLLVLAGEEPGRRWNQPVPLVDVLRAAASEVEAYERIELVGIPETEIHGTAVTDLVHLLAELLENATTFSSPQTKVRVTATRLPDGRVMVEIHDKGIGLTAEDFADINHKLAEPPTVDASISKRMGLFVVGRLADRHGIRVQLRPSGEQAGTTSLVMLPEPITHGGGGEEMPLEDDFTVSRIVPELETPQFAAYGPTAAELGFDDSRYERAEAPGDTRSLDPVGRSLMRDQRRAQLEAAAGDRAPEHLPFEGDAQEQGFQDGYQEAGADAAFRETPFQDNGFPANGYEQQGYQEPQAQPFQEQHGYDAQPGFQEPVYTEGGYAEQGYTAPQNGYTQDDWQQQNGYAQEQWTATPGGDLPQAAQPQAFPAQATADSATATPFEAPERVGFDRPGAATGPLQSSVTDAGLPRRDRGWQQSGPAAPAQPEPQSTDGFPAQPAPSAPASDGESEWRSTNDDNWQRAEQARKPKAGGVTPSGLPRRVPKANLVPGTAQQTPQGGPMVSRAPEDVRGRLSNLRRGVQQGRTAGTDTNGQGFGPKHQER, from the coding sequence ATGCGCAACTGGCGGGTGGCCACCCGTCTGAACGTCATCCTCCTCATCCCGGTGATGGTCGCCCTGGTCTTCGGCGGCTTCCGGGTGCAGAGCTCGGTGCAGACCTGGCAGGACGCCGACGACGCGGTGCGGACCGCCAACGCCGTGCGCGCCGCCGTGGACTACGCCAACGCCGTCCTGAACGAACGCGACCTCAGCGTTGTTCCCCTGCTGGCCGGCGACACCGAGAACAAGAACGTCGTCGCGACCCGCGCGGCCACCGACCAGGCGGCCGCGAAGTTCGACGCGGCCGTCGCCGAGCTGCCCGTGAGCGACCGGCTGCAGCGCCGCGTGGCGAACATCCGCGAGGGCGAGAAGGTCCTGGCGAAGCTGCGTGACACGGCCTTCACCCGGCAGCTCCCGGGCGTGCAGACCGAGGAGAAGTACGTCGAGGTCCAGCACCCGCTGATGGAGCTCGCGAACGAGCTGGGCTTCGGCACCAACAGCATCGCCTCCTACGGCCGCACCCTCTACGCGCTCGAACTGACCAAGGCCGCCGAGTCGCTGACCCGCTCCATCGGCACCCACCTGCTCGTCGAGGACCGCGACAAGCTCGCCGACGGCGAGCTGCAGCTCCAGCTGACCGCCTTCACCTCGTACGCCTACCTCCAGCAGGTCGCGCTGGAGGAGTACCGGGGCGGTGGCACCGACGCGGACTACCAGCGGCTGCTGGACGCGCAGGACGCGGCCCTGGAGAAGGGCAAGGAGCAGGTCACCCAGGCCGCCCAGGCGGCCAAGCAGGCCGGCCAGCCCTTCAAGGCTCCGCCGAGCCTGGAGAACATGATCAAGCTGATCGCCTCCGGTCAGAGCACTGAGCAGCTCAAGGCCCAGGGCGTGACCGCGGAGAGCTGGTTCGGCGCGACCACCCTCGCCTTCGACGCCTACAAGAGCGTCGAGCAGCACCTGGCCAACCAGGCGTACAACGACTCGAGCGACATCGCCGACAGTGCCCGCATCGAGGCGATCGTCAACTCCGCCATCGTGCTCGTCGCGCTGATCATCGCCTTCATCGTGGCCGCGATGGTGGCCCGCTCGATGAGCAACAGCATGCGGCGGCTGCGCACCGCGGCCTTCGAGGTCGCCGAGCAGCGCCTGCCCGCCCTGGTCGACCAGCTCTCCCGCACCGATCCGGGCAAGGTCGACACCCGCGTCCAGACGATCCCGATCACCTCGAACGACGAGATCGGCGAAGTCGCCCGCGCCTTCGACCAGATCCACCGCGAGGCCGTACGGCTCGCCGCCGAGCAGGCCCTGCTCCGTGGCAACGTCAACGCGATCTTCACCAACCTCTCCCGCCGCAACCAGGGCCTCATCCAGCGCCAGCTGACGCTGATCACGGACCTGGAGAACAACGAGGCGGACCCGGACCAGCTGGAGAACCTCTTCAAGCTGGACCACCTGGCGACCCGTATGCGCCGCAACGGCGAGAACCTCCTGGTCCTCGCCGGCGAGGAGCCCGGCCGCCGCTGGAACCAGCCGGTCCCGCTGGTCGACGTGCTCCGCGCCGCGGCCTCCGAGGTGGAGGCGTACGAGCGCATCGAACTGGTCGGCATCCCCGAGACCGAGATCCACGGCACCGCCGTCACCGACCTCGTGCACCTGCTGGCCGAGCTGCTGGAGAACGCCACCACGTTCTCCTCGCCGCAGACCAAGGTGCGGGTCACCGCGACCCGGCTGCCCGACGGCCGCGTCATGGTCGAGATCCACGACAAGGGCATCGGCCTCACCGCCGAGGACTTCGCGGACATCAACCACAAGCTGGCCGAACCGCCGACCGTCGACGCGTCGATCTCCAAGCGCATGGGCCTGTTCGTGGTCGGCCGCCTCGCCGACCGGCACGGCATCCGCGTCCAGCTCCGCCCGTCCGGCGAGCAGGCCGGCACCACCTCGCTGGTCATGCTCCCCGAGCCGATCACCCACGGTGGCGGCGGCGAGGAGATGCCGCTGGAGGACGACTTCACCGTGTCCCGGATCGTGCCGGAGCTCGAGACCCCGCAGTTCGCCGCCTACGGGCCGACCGCCGCGGAGCTCGGCTTCGACGACTCGCGCTACGAGCGCGCCGAGGCCCCGGGCGACACCCGCTCGCTCGACCCGGTCGGCCGCTCGCTCATGCGCGACCAGCGCCGTGCCCAGCTCGAGGCCGCGGCCGGCGACCGTGCCCCGGAGCACCTGCCGTTCGAGGGCGACGCCCAGGAACAGGGCTTCCAGGACGGCTACCAGGAGGCCGGCGCCGACGCCGCGTTCCGGGAGACCCCGTTCCAGGACAACGGCTTCCCGGCGAACGGCTACGAACAGCAGGGCTACCAGGAGCCGCAGGCCCAGCCGTTCCAGGAGCAGCACGGCTACGACGCGCAGCCCGGGTTCCAGGAGCCGGTGTACACCGAAGGCGGCTACGCCGAGCAGGGGTACACCGCTCCGCAGAACGGCTACACCCAGGACGACTGGCAGCAGCAGAACGGGTACGCCCAGGAGCAGTGGACGGCGACGCCCGGCGGCGACCTGCCGCAGGCGGCCCAGCCGCAGGCCTTCCCGGCCCAGGCGACGGCCGATTCCGCCACAGCCACCCCCTTCGAGGCCCCGGAGCGCGTAGGCTTCGACCGACCGGGTGCGGCCACCGGCCCGCTGCAGTCCTCGGTGACCGACGCGGGACTGCCGCGCCGCGACCGCGGATGGCAGCAGTCCGGCCCGGCGGCCCCGGCACAGCCGGAGCCCCAGTCGACGGACGGCTTCCCGGCGCAGCCGGCGCCCTCCGCACCGGCGTCGGACGGGGAGTCGGAGTGGCGCTCCACGAACGACGACAACTGGCAGCGGGCCGAACAGGCCCGCAAGCCCAAGGCGGGCGGGGTCACCCCCTCCGGCCTGCCCCGACGGGTCCCCAAGGCCAACCTGGTCCCGGGTACCGCACAGCAGACTCCGCAGGGCGGACCGATGGTCTCCCGTGCACCCGAGGACGTCCGTGGCCGCCTGAGCAATCTGCGGCGCGGCGTCCAGCAGGGACGCACTGCGGGAACTGACACGAACGGCCAGGGCTTCGGCCCCAAGCACCAGGAGCGTTAG
- a CDS encoding roadblock/LC7 domain-containing protein: protein MSQAAQNLNWLITSFVDQTPGVSHTVVVSADGLLLAMSEGFPRDRADQLAAVASGLTSLTAGASRIFEGGHVNQTVVEMERGFLFIMSVSDGSSLAVLAHPECDIGLVGYEMALLVDRAGNVLTPDLRAELQGSLLN from the coding sequence ATGAGCCAGGCGGCACAGAACCTGAACTGGTTGATCACCAGTTTCGTGGACCAGACCCCAGGGGTCTCCCATACGGTTGTGGTCTCTGCCGACGGCCTGCTGCTGGCGATGTCCGAAGGCTTCCCGCGGGACCGTGCTGACCAGTTGGCCGCGGTGGCCTCCGGTCTGACCTCGCTGACCGCGGGTGCCTCGCGCATCTTCGAGGGCGGGCACGTGAACCAGACCGTCGTGGAGATGGAGCGCGGCTTCCTCTTCATCATGTCCGTCTCGGACGGTTCCTCGCTGGCCGTGCTGGCGCACCCGGAGTGCGACATCGGCCTCGTGGGCTACGAGATGGCCCTGCTGGTCGACCGGGCGGGCAATGTGCTCACGCCCGATCTGCGTGCGGAATTGCAGGGCAGCCTGCTCAACTAA
- a CDS encoding DUF742 domain-containing protein: MATPPGGDQYGNHQQQPPFKRFDFPSAPSQDPGPGPTPSHRQPRIQPYEPPQAPPPRTAQTGRSKPPSGLVRPYAMTGGRTRPRYQLAIEALVSTTADPVQLRGQLPEHQRICILCREIKSVAEISALLSIPLGVARILVADLAEAGLVAIHQPGGDDASGGQPDVTLLERVLSGLRKL; encoded by the coding sequence GTGGCAACGCCCCCAGGCGGAGATCAGTACGGCAATCACCAACAGCAGCCGCCCTTCAAGCGGTTCGACTTTCCCTCGGCACCCAGCCAGGACCCCGGTCCCGGCCCCACGCCGTCGCACCGGCAGCCGAGGATCCAGCCGTACGAACCCCCGCAGGCGCCACCGCCTCGGACAGCGCAGACCGGGCGTTCCAAGCCGCCGTCCGGTCTGGTACGTCCCTACGCCATGACCGGTGGCCGCACCCGGCCGCGCTACCAGCTCGCCATCGAGGCACTGGTCAGCACGACCGCCGACCCGGTGCAGCTGCGGGGCCAGTTGCCGGAGCACCAGCGGATCTGCATCCTCTGCCGGGAGATCAAGTCGGTCGCGGAGATCTCCGCGCTCCTCTCCATCCCCCTCGGCGTCGCCCGAATCCTCGTCGCCGACCTGGCGGAGGCCGGGCTCGTCGCCATTCACCAGCCCGGTGGCGACGATGCCTCGGGCGGACAGCCAGACGTGACACTGCTCGAAAGGGTGCTCAGTGGACTTCGCAAGCTCTAG
- a CDS encoding ATP/GTP-binding protein, translating into MDFASSSGPARSTTSAKIVVAGGFGVGKTTFVGAVSEINPLRTEAVMTSASAGIDDLTHAPDKTTTTVAMDFGRITLDEDLILYLFGTPGQDRFWFMWDDLVRGAIGAVVLVDTRRLADCFPAVDYFENSGLPFVIALNGFDGHQPYNPEEVREALQIGPEAPIIITDARHRAEAKSALITLVEHALMARLR; encoded by the coding sequence GTGGACTTCGCAAGCTCTAGCGGTCCAGCTCGCTCAACCACCTCGGCGAAGATCGTGGTGGCGGGCGGCTTCGGCGTGGGCAAGACCACGTTCGTCGGTGCCGTATCGGAGATCAACCCGCTGCGTACCGAAGCCGTGATGACCTCCGCCTCCGCGGGGATCGACGATCTGACGCACGCGCCGGACAAGACCACGACGACCGTGGCGATGGACTTCGGCCGTATCACCCTGGACGAGGACCTGATCCTCTACCTGTTCGGCACGCCGGGCCAGGACCGCTTCTGGTTCATGTGGGACGACCTGGTGCGCGGCGCCATCGGCGCCGTCGTCCTGGTCGACACCCGCCGGCTGGCCGACTGCTTCCCGGCCGTCGACTACTTCGAGAACAGCGGTCTGCCGTTCGTCATCGCCCTCAACGGCTTCGACGGCCACCAGCCGTACAACCCCGAGGAAGTCCGCGAGGCCCTCCAGATCGGTCCCGAGGCACCCATCATCATCACGGACGCCCGGCACCGCGCCGAGGCGAAGAGCGCGCTCATCACGCTGGTCGAGCACGCGCTGATGGCGCGGCTGCGGTAG
- a CDS encoding SUKH-4 family immunity protein, which yields MTAASLAEVFAPEQIVRVRATGQDAGLTHGPTRGFLADVGLPVADGVLFEFRKDLAGGPTPLRAASLVEDLTDCEGGPHRRLVDDPRGDGLWEAVFDDIAGGMW from the coding sequence GTGACGGCCGCTTCCCTTGCCGAGGTCTTCGCCCCGGAGCAGATCGTGCGCGTCCGCGCCACGGGGCAGGACGCAGGGCTCACGCACGGGCCCACACGCGGCTTCCTGGCGGACGTGGGGCTGCCGGTGGCCGACGGTGTGCTCTTCGAGTTCCGGAAGGACCTCGCGGGCGGCCCGACGCCGCTGCGGGCCGCGTCCCTCGTCGAGGACCTGACGGACTGCGAGGGTGGTCCACACCGACGTCTCGTCGATGATCCACGGGGCGACGGGCTGTGGGAGGCCGTCTTCGACGACATCGCGGGCGGCATGTGGTGA
- a CDS encoding acyl-CoA carboxylase subunit epsilon, which translates to MSTPADSTSAALVRVERGHASDEELAALTAVLLARAAAQGQDATDYVKPRSTAGWRRLERQSGFSAPHSWRS; encoded by the coding sequence GTGAGCACTCCTGCCGACAGCACCTCCGCCGCGCTCGTGCGCGTGGAGCGCGGCCACGCCAGCGACGAGGAACTGGCCGCACTCACCGCTGTCCTGCTCGCCCGCGCCGCGGCCCAGGGCCAGGACGCGACCGACTACGTCAAGCCCCGCTCCACGGCCGGCTGGCGCCGCCTCGAGCGGCAGTCCGGCTTCAGCGCGCCGCACAGCTGGCGCAGCTGA